In one Lolium rigidum isolate FL_2022 chromosome 3, APGP_CSIRO_Lrig_0.1, whole genome shotgun sequence genomic region, the following are encoded:
- the LOC124704751 gene encoding protein HOTHEAD-like: MAAPCHRGSPVAVLAVAATLLVSLCLRPGAAQQGEDKGGEEEAQRQQRYNFRFVRHARDAPLVSHFNYIVVGGGTAGCPLAATLSEHSRVLLLERGGYPYGNRNVSSEYHFADALADTSPRSPAQRFVSEDGVVNARARVLGGGSCLNAGFYTRASGEYVRAAGWDARLVNASYRWVEKELVFRPDVPKWQCALREGLLQAGVTPDNGYTFDHVPGTKIGGTIFDSTGRRHTAADFLRTANPRRLTVFLHATVSQILFRHREGSAKPVAYGVVFTDPMGVQHRVYLRGGGKSEVILAAGTLGSPQLLMLSGVGPRGQLEKHGIRTVMDHPMVGQGVADNPMNSVFVPSPVPVTLSLVQIVGVTRFGSFIEGVSGSQFGIPLHARGVRRRSHSFGMFSPMTGQLGTLPPSERTPEAMRRAADAMRALDRRAFRGGFILEKILGPLSTGHIELRSTDPRANPAVTFNYFKDPKDVERCVRGIETIERVVRSRAFSRFTYANATAMDAAFDRAKLANFLNLLPRHPRDTRPLQQYCRDTVMTIWHYHGGCHVGPVVDQDYRVIGVEGLRVVDSSTFKYSPGTNPQATVMMLGRYMGLKIQTEALTGK; the protein is encoded by the exons ATGGCGGCGCCTTGCCATCGTGGCTCACCAGTGGCAGTACTGGCCGTGGCAGCAACACTTCTCGTCTCACTCTGCCTCAGACCCGGCGCCGCGCAGCAGGGAGAAGACAAAGGAGGCGAGGAGGAAGCCCAGAGGCAGcagaggtacaacttccggttcgTGCGCCACGCGCGGGACGCGCCCCTGGTGTCCCACTTCAACTacatcgtcgtcggcggcggcacgGCGGGGTGCCCGCTGGCGGCGACGCTGTCGGAGCACTCGCGCGTGCTCCTCCTGGAGCGCGGCGGCTACCCGTACGGCAACCGCAACGTTTCCAGCGAGTACCACTTCGCGGACGCGCTGGCGGACACGTCGCCGCGCTCCCCCGCGCAGCGGTTCGTGTCCGAGGACGGCGTGGTGAACGCCAGGGCGCGGGTGCTCGGCGGCGGGAGCTGCCTCAACGCCGGGTTCTACACGCGCGCCAGCGGCGAGTACGTGCGCGCCGCCGGGTGGGACGCGCGGTTGGTGAACGCGTCGTACCGGTGGGTGGAGAAGGAGCTGGTGTTCCGCCCCGACGTGCCCAAGTGGCAGTGCGCGCTCCGGGAAGGGCTCCTCCAGGCCGGCGTGACCCCGGACAATGGGTACACGTTCGACCACGTCCCTGGCACCAAGATCGGCGGCACCATCTTCGACAGCACCGGCCGCCGCCACACCGCCGCCGACTTCCTCCGCACCGCCAACCCCAGGCGCCTCACCGTGTTCCTCCACGCCACCGTGTCACAGATCCTCTTCCGCCACAGAG AGGGTTCGGCGAAGCCGGTGGCGTACGGGGTGGTGTTCACGGACCCGATGGGGGTGCAGCACCGCGTGTACCTGCGGGGCGGCGGGAAGAGCGAGGTGATCCTGGCGGCGGGGACGCTGGGGAGCCCGCAGCTGCTGATGCTGAGCGGCGTCGGCCCGCGGGGCCAGCTGGAGAAGCACGGCATCCGCACCGTCATGGACCACCCGATGGTCGGGCAGGGCGTCGCCGACAACCCCATGAACTCGGTGTTCGTCCCGTCGCCCGTCCCCGTCACGCTCTCCCTCGTCCAGATCGTCGGCGTCACCCGCTTCGGCAGCTTCATCGAGGGCGTCAGCGGCTCACAGTTCGGCATCCCCCTCCACGCCCGCGGCGTCCGCCGCCGCTCGCACAGCTTCGGCATGTTCTCCCCCATG ACGGGGCAGCTGGGGACGCTGCCGCCGAGCGAGAGGACGCCGGAGGCGATGCGGCGGGCGGCGGACGCGATGCGTGCGCTGGACAGGAGAGCGTTCCGGGGCGGCTTCATCCTGGAGAAGATCCTGGGCCCGCTCTCGACGGGGCACATCGAGCTGCGGTCGACGGACCCGCGCGCCAACCCGGCGGTGACGTTCAACTACTTCAAGGACCCCAAGGACGTGGAGCGGTGCGTGCGCGGGATCGAGACCATCGAGCGGGTGGTGCGGTCGCGGGCATTCTCCCGGTTCACCTacgccaacgccaccgccatgGACGCCGCCTTCGACCGCGCCAAGCTCGCCAACTTCCTCAACCTGCTGCCGCGGCACCCCAGGGACACCAGGCCGCTGCAGCAGTACTGCAGGGACACGGTGATGACCATCTGGCACTACCACGGCGGCTGCCACGTCGGGCCCGTCGTCGACCAGGACTACCGGGTCATCGGCGTCGAGGGGCTCCGCGTcgtcgacagctccaccttcaAGTACTCCCCCGGCACCAACCCGCAGGCCACCGTCATGATGCTCGGCAG ATACATGGGCCTAAAAATTCAGACGGAGGCGTTGACAGGGAAATGA